A single Thermaerobacter sp. FW80 DNA region contains:
- a CDS encoding long-chain fatty acid--CoA ligase: protein MRGLMLDYQLTIPAMLRRAEQLFGGKAIVTPLPDKSFHRYTYADFVRRAKRLAVALRELGVGRGDRVATLCWNHHQHLEAYFGVPSAGAVLHTLNLRLHPDELAFIVNHAGDRVLLVDHILLPLFERFRERVKLEHVVVVGAEGDVPAGMLDYEQLLAEADESHYEDPDLDENDAAAMCYTSGTTGRPKGVLYSHRAIALHSLAAALADTLGVREADVVLPVVPMFHVNAWGLPFAATLVGAKQVFPGPHLDPGSLLEDLSQERGTLTAGVPTIWLGILQELDRNPGRWDLSSLRAMVVGGSAAPRGMIQAFQERHGLRVVHAWGMTETTPLGTVSTLTPELQEAPADVQYDYRAKQGRPIPFIEIRARNDQGLVPWDGQTMGELEIRGPWVASAYFEAPEAGDRWTDDGWLRTGDIVTIDPQGYIEIKDRAKDLVKSGGEWISSVALENELMAHPAVAEAAVIAVPHPKWQERPLAVVVLKPGQSATKDELLDFLRPKFAKWWLPDDIVFVDQIPRTSTGKFLKQALRERFRDHLTKETAS from the coding sequence ATGCGCGGACTGATGCTGGATTACCAGCTGACGATCCCCGCCATGTTGCGGAGGGCGGAGCAACTGTTCGGCGGCAAGGCGATCGTCACCCCCCTGCCGGACAAGAGTTTTCATCGCTACACGTACGCCGACTTCGTCCGCCGGGCCAAGCGGCTGGCCGTGGCGTTGCGCGAGCTGGGCGTCGGTCGGGGGGATCGCGTCGCCACCCTGTGCTGGAATCACCACCAGCACCTGGAGGCCTACTTCGGCGTCCCGAGCGCCGGCGCGGTCCTCCACACGCTGAACCTGCGGCTCCACCCCGACGAGCTGGCGTTCATCGTCAACCATGCCGGGGATCGGGTCCTGCTGGTCGATCACATCCTCCTGCCCCTGTTCGAGCGGTTCCGCGAGCGGGTGAAACTGGAGCACGTGGTGGTGGTCGGCGCCGAGGGCGACGTGCCCGCGGGCATGCTGGACTACGAGCAGCTGCTGGCGGAAGCGGACGAGAGCCACTACGAGGACCCCGATCTGGACGAGAACGACGCCGCCGCCATGTGCTACACGTCGGGCACCACGGGGCGGCCCAAGGGAGTGCTCTACTCGCACCGAGCCATCGCCCTGCACTCCCTGGCCGCGGCGCTGGCCGACACCCTGGGGGTGCGGGAGGCCGACGTGGTCCTGCCGGTGGTGCCGATGTTCCACGTCAATGCCTGGGGGCTGCCCTTCGCGGCCACCCTGGTCGGCGCCAAGCAGGTCTTCCCCGGCCCACACCTCGATCCCGGCAGCCTTCTGGAAGACCTGTCCCAGGAGCGGGGCACCCTGACCGCCGGCGTCCCCACCATCTGGCTGGGCATCCTCCAGGAGCTGGACCGGAATCCGGGCCGCTGGGACCTCTCCAGCCTGCGGGCCATGGTGGTCGGCGGGTCGGCGGCCCCGCGGGGCATGATCCAGGCCTTCCAGGAACGCCACGGCCTGCGGGTGGTCCACGCCTGGGGCATGACGGAGACGACGCCCCTCGGCACCGTGTCCACCCTCACCCCGGAGCTCCAGGAGGCGCCGGCGGACGTCCAGTACGACTACCGGGCGAAACAGGGTCGACCCATCCCCTTCATCGAGATCCGGGCCCGCAACGACCAGGGCCTGGTCCCCTGGGACGGGCAGACCATGGGCGAGCTGGAGATCCGCGGCCCCTGGGTGGCGTCGGCCTACTTCGAGGCCCCGGAGGCGGGCGACCGCTGGACGGACGACGGCTGGCTCCGCACGGGTGACATCGTCACCATCGACCCCCAGGGCTACATCGAGATCAAGGACCGCGCCAAGGACCTGGTGAAGTCGGGCGGCGAGTGGATCAGCTCGGTGGCCCTGGAGAACGAGCTCATGGCCCACCCGGCCGTGGCGGAGGCCGCGGTGATCGCCGTCCCGCACCCCAAGTGGCAGGAGCGCCCGCTGGCCGTGGTGGTGCTCAAGCCGGGGCAGTCGGCCACCAAGGACGAGCTGCTCGACTTCCTGCGCCCCAAGTTCGCCAAGTGGTGGCTGCCGGACGACATCGTGTTCGTCGACCAGATCCCCCGTACGTCCACGGGGAAGTTCCT
- a CDS encoding CoA transferase has protein sequence MVAAARRPWTSPPCPLPLGGCRVVNLALNVPGPVAAARLQALGATVVKVEPPGGDPLAAVAPAWYAQLTAGQEVRTLDLKTPRGREALERLLADADLLLTAQRPAALARLGLAPAEVGRRFPRLAYVAMVGYPPPRQDEPGHDLTYLAEAGLLEPPVLPRTLMADLAGAERAVSAALALLLGRERGHAARYVEVPLAEAAADWAAPLRHGLTAPGGVLGGGLPLYRCYPAQDGWVALAALEPHFARRLLEALGVRATRGGRAGADTGSGGGRPVPEDAPPAENARPWADAPPWEYARTLEAFLADVFRRRPAREWEDWARERDLPLTAVRAVPRAGDRPAGG, from the coding sequence ATGGTCGCCGCCGCCCGCCGCCCATGGACCTCGCCGCCCTGTCCCCTGCCGCTCGGGGGCTGCCGGGTGGTCAACCTCGCCCTCAACGTGCCGGGTCCCGTCGCCGCAGCCCGGCTGCAGGCCCTGGGCGCCACGGTCGTCAAGGTCGAGCCCCCGGGCGGGGATCCCCTGGCCGCCGTCGCCCCGGCCTGGTACGCGCAGCTGACCGCCGGTCAGGAAGTGCGCACCCTCGATCTCAAGACGCCCCGCGGCCGGGAGGCGCTGGAGCGGCTGCTGGCCGACGCCGACCTCCTGCTCACCGCCCAGCGTCCGGCCGCCCTGGCGCGGCTGGGGCTCGCACCCGCCGAGGTGGGCCGCCGGTTTCCCCGCCTGGCCTACGTGGCCATGGTCGGCTACCCGCCGCCCCGCCAGGACGAACCCGGCCACGACCTGACCTACCTGGCGGAGGCCGGCCTTCTGGAGCCGCCGGTCCTGCCCCGCACGCTCATGGCCGACCTGGCCGGCGCCGAGCGGGCGGTCAGCGCAGCCCTGGCCCTGCTCCTGGGGCGGGAACGGGGGCATGCGGCGCGCTACGTCGAGGTCCCCCTCGCGGAGGCCGCCGCCGACTGGGCGGCGCCCCTGCGCCACGGCCTCACCGCACCCGGGGGCGTGCTGGGAGGCGGCTTGCCGCTCTACCGCTGCTACCCCGCCCAGGACGGGTGGGTGGCGCTGGCCGCCCTGGAGCCCCACTTCGCGCGGCGCCTGCTGGAGGCGCTTGGCGTCCGGGCGACTCGTGGGGGGCGCGCTGGTGCCGACACCGGCTCGGGCGGCGGCCGCCCGGTGCCGGAGGACGCGCCACCCGCGGAGAACGCCCGGCCATGGGCGGACGCTCCGCCATGGGAGTACGCGCGGACGTTGGAGGCCTTCCTGGCCGACGTCTTCCGGCGGCGGCCGGCCCGTGAGTGGGAGGACTGGGCCCGGGAGCGGGACCTGCCGCTGACGGCGGTGCGGGCCGTTCCCCGGGCCGGCGACCGGCCTGCAGGGGGGTGA
- a CDS encoding alpha/beta hydrolase family protein codes for MHRAVHPPFQPVELRHRSRVLEGNPWDDPVERSLWVLVPPDGLPAEPVPCIWLLAGFGGTGARLLNYDPWEETLPERLGRLYAQGRIGPVIVALPDCFTYLGGSQYLNSPAVGRYEDYLVQELVPLLEGRYRVRAHGIAGKSSGGYGALVQAARHPEVFRACACHAGDMAFEYCYLPDFPKFLRHVHQLGGLDAYMAAYRRLRDRGEEPGGPWHSSLNVLAMAACYSPDPAEPYGIALPVELETGALRPAVWDRWLAMDPVRMAPRMAEALRRLRLVYVDCGRQDEFHLIWGARQLHRALEGLGVPHRYEEFDGGHFRIAHRYDVSLPLLYRALVEA; via the coding sequence GTGCACCGCGCCGTCCATCCGCCGTTCCAGCCCGTCGAGCTCCGCCATCGCAGCCGGGTGCTGGAGGGAAACCCGTGGGACGACCCCGTGGAGCGCTCCCTGTGGGTCCTGGTCCCGCCCGACGGGCTCCCGGCAGAGCCGGTGCCCTGCATCTGGCTGCTGGCGGGCTTCGGCGGCACCGGCGCCCGCCTGCTCAACTACGACCCCTGGGAGGAGACCCTCCCGGAGCGCCTGGGCCGGCTCTACGCCCAGGGGCGCATCGGCCCGGTGATCGTCGCCCTGCCGGACTGCTTCACCTACCTGGGCGGCAGCCAGTACCTCAACTCGCCGGCCGTCGGCCGGTACGAGGACTACCTGGTCCAGGAGCTGGTGCCGCTGCTCGAGGGACGCTACCGCGTCCGCGCCCACGGGATCGCGGGCAAGTCGTCGGGCGGCTACGGCGCCCTGGTCCAGGCGGCCCGCCACCCCGAGGTCTTCCGGGCCTGCGCCTGCCACGCGGGGGACATGGCCTTCGAGTACTGCTACCTCCCGGACTTTCCCAAGTTCCTCCGGCACGTCCACCAGCTCGGCGGGCTGGACGCGTACATGGCGGCCTATCGCCGGCTGCGGGACCGCGGCGAGGAGCCCGGCGGCCCCTGGCACAGCTCCCTGAACGTCCTGGCCATGGCCGCCTGCTACTCCCCCGATCCCGCCGAGCCCTACGGCATCGCCCTGCCCGTGGAGCTGGAGACCGGCGCCCTGCGGCCGGCGGTCTGGGATCGCTGGCTGGCGATGGACCCGGTGCGCATGGCCCCCCGGATGGCGGAGGCCCTGCGGCGCCTGCGGCTGGTGTACGTGGACTGCGGCCGCCAGGACGAGTTCCATCTGATCTGGGGAGCCCGTCAGCTCCACCGGGCCCTGGAGGGCCTGGGCGTCCCCCACCGCTACGAGGAGTTCGACGGCGGTCACTTCCGCATCGCCCACCGGTACGACGTCTCGCTGCCGCTGCTCTACCGGGCGCTGGTCGAGGCCTGA
- a CDS encoding zinc-binding dehydrogenase: MLQGYLAGIRRLTVRQVPVPEPGPGEVVVRIRRALTCGTDLKTFRRGHARLPVPGPFGHEASGVVHAVGEGVRRFRPGDPVMWVPTAPCGACPPCRRGQENLCQRLFEPERMALGAYAEFIRLPAPVVSRHLFPKPDHLSFEEAAFLEPLSCVVRGWRRLGKPPEVVVLGTGTIGLLHVMVARALGLARVVVVGRRPAGLELAREVGATETVRADAQEAAPRVQALFGGEGPAAVIEATGRAEGWQAAAQWVRPGGRVLLFGGLAGGTWVHFEAYRLHYEEVDLLGSFHYTPADVREAYGLLAQGRLPVARLITHRRPLVELPTVFQALDRGEAIKVALVPEGDEPGPGGDDA, from the coding sequence TTGCTGCAAGGATACCTGGCCGGCATCCGCCGGCTGACCGTGCGCCAGGTCCCCGTGCCCGAGCCGGGGCCGGGGGAGGTGGTGGTGCGGATCCGTCGCGCCCTGACCTGCGGCACCGATCTCAAGACCTTCCGCCGCGGTCACGCCCGGCTGCCCGTGCCCGGTCCCTTCGGCCACGAGGCGTCGGGCGTCGTCCACGCCGTCGGCGAGGGGGTCCGGCGCTTCCGGCCGGGCGATCCCGTGATGTGGGTGCCGACCGCCCCCTGCGGTGCCTGCCCGCCCTGCCGCCGCGGGCAGGAGAACCTCTGCCAGCGGCTGTTCGAGCCCGAACGGATGGCCCTGGGCGCGTATGCCGAATTCATCCGCTTGCCGGCCCCGGTGGTCTCCCGGCACCTGTTCCCCAAGCCCGACCACCTGAGCTTCGAGGAGGCGGCCTTCCTCGAGCCGCTGAGCTGCGTGGTGCGCGGGTGGCGACGCCTGGGCAAGCCGCCCGAGGTGGTGGTGCTGGGCACCGGCACCATCGGGCTGCTGCACGTCATGGTGGCCCGGGCGCTGGGGCTGGCCCGGGTGGTCGTGGTGGGGCGTCGCCCGGCGGGGCTCGAGCTGGCCCGCGAGGTCGGAGCCACGGAGACCGTGAGGGCCGACGCCCAGGAGGCCGCGCCCCGGGTGCAGGCGCTGTTCGGCGGCGAGGGGCCGGCGGCGGTGATCGAGGCCACCGGCCGGGCCGAGGGCTGGCAGGCGGCGGCCCAGTGGGTGCGGCCGGGGGGCCGGGTCCTGCTCTTCGGCGGCCTGGCGGGGGGCACCTGGGTCCACTTCGAGGCCTACCGCCTCCACTACGAAGAGGTCGATCTGCTGGGCTCCTTCCACTACACCCCGGCGGATGTGCGCGAGGCCTACGGGCTGCTGGCCCAAGGGCGACTGCCCGTGGCGCGGCTGATCACCCATCGCCGTCCGTTGGTCGAGCTGCCCACGGTGTTCCAGGCCTTGGATCGGGGCGAGGCCATCAAGGTGGCCCTGGTTCCCGAGGGGGACGAACCCGGCCCGGGCGGCGACGACGCGTAG
- a CDS encoding alcohol dehydrogenase catalytic domain-containing protein, which translates to MPEPARPDGSVSPPLPERMRVARLDARGRVEVAWMPVPRPGPGEALVRLRACGICSSDLLDWYVAEKARQGPFVFGHEPAGEIVALGPGTTPPPGLGVGSRVFVHHHAPCMGCAACRRGDYVHCPVWRRTGLIPGGMAEYAVVAPQVLQHDTLPLPDDAGWEVGVLVEPVACAVHALRRAAFRPGSRVLVIGAGFMGQVLGLVARAWGAVERAVVDRLPGRLAWAARRWATLVIDVGDGGAGSSAPGTAPPGTVPWLRAPAHPAAAEPAGVARLLQERWGEGADLVLVSPAGEEPLRLGIAAARPGGTVVMFAPTAPGRDPAIPGHDVFFREIRLVPSYSAGPDDTRDALALLAAGLIPAAELVTHRYPLEQVGTAYRRVKDPDALKVVVEL; encoded by the coding sequence ATGCCCGAACCTGCGCGCCCCGACGGTTCCGTGTCGCCGCCCCTTCCCGAGCGGATGCGGGTGGCGCGCCTCGACGCCCGGGGCCGTGTCGAGGTGGCCTGGATGCCGGTGCCGCGGCCGGGACCGGGTGAGGCCCTGGTCCGCCTGCGGGCGTGCGGCATCTGCTCCAGCGACCTCCTGGACTGGTACGTGGCGGAGAAGGCCCGGCAGGGCCCCTTCGTCTTCGGTCACGAACCGGCCGGGGAGATCGTGGCCCTGGGCCCCGGGACGACGCCACCGCCCGGGCTCGGGGTGGGCAGCCGCGTGTTCGTCCACCACCACGCGCCCTGCATGGGCTGCGCCGCCTGCCGGCGGGGGGACTACGTCCACTGCCCGGTCTGGCGCCGGACTGGCCTGATCCCGGGGGGCATGGCCGAGTACGCGGTGGTGGCGCCCCAGGTCCTGCAGCACGACACCCTCCCCCTGCCGGACGACGCCGGCTGGGAGGTGGGCGTCCTGGTGGAGCCGGTGGCCTGCGCCGTCCACGCCCTGCGGCGGGCGGCGTTCCGGCCGGGGTCGCGGGTGCTGGTGATCGGCGCCGGCTTCATGGGGCAGGTGCTGGGCCTGGTGGCCCGGGCGTGGGGGGCCGTGGAGCGGGCCGTGGTCGACCGGTTGCCGGGCCGGCTGGCCTGGGCGGCGCGGCGCTGGGCGACGCTGGTGATCGATGTCGGGGACGGCGGGGCCGGTTCGTCCGCGCCGGGGACCGCGCCGCCCGGGACCGTGCCGTGGCTGCGTGCCCCCGCGCACCCGGCGGCGGCTGAGCCGGCCGGCGTCGCCCGGCTGCTGCAGGAGCGATGGGGGGAGGGGGCGGACCTGGTGCTGGTGTCGCCCGCGGGGGAGGAACCGTTGCGCCTGGGCATCGCCGCGGCCCGTCCGGGCGGGACCGTGGTGATGTTCGCGCCCACCGCCCCGGGGCGCGACCCCGCCATCCCCGGACACGACGTGTTCTTCCGCGAGATCCGGCTCGTCCCCAGCTACTCGGCGGGACCCGACGACACCCGGGACGCCCTGGCGCTGCTGGCCGCGGGCCTGATCCCGGCCGCGGAGCTGGTCACCCACCGCTACCCCTTGGAGCAGGTCGGCACGGCCTATCGTCGGGTCAAGGACCCGGATGCCCTGAAGGTCGTGGTCGAGCTCTGA
- a CDS encoding cupin domain-containing protein, with amino-acid sequence MAAVDGSTKSGSALGPDAAAPAANRPLSAEEFARLRVRRFDPTTFRWEGIPDQVYQGPEEPAPRFRNVIRRTLVPGGATPASFEVRYFEVGPGGYSRLELHQHIHAVLVLRGQGEVQLGDEVHRVRPFDLIYVPPRTPHQFRHRGGDGAEPFGFLCVVDAQRDRPQPLDGGPGEG; translated from the coding sequence ATGGCAGCCGTGGACGGCAGCACGAAGAGCGGGTCGGCCCTCGGCCCGGACGCGGCGGCGCCCGCGGCCAACCGGCCCCTGTCGGCGGAGGAGTTCGCCCGCCTGCGGGTGCGCCGGTTCGACCCCACGACCTTCCGCTGGGAGGGGATCCCGGACCAGGTCTACCAGGGACCCGAGGAGCCGGCCCCGCGGTTCCGGAACGTGATCCGGCGCACCCTGGTGCCGGGCGGGGCGACCCCGGCGTCCTTCGAGGTGCGCTACTTCGAGGTGGGGCCGGGGGGCTACTCGCGCCTGGAGCTCCACCAGCACATCCATGCGGTCCTGGTCCTGCGGGGCCAGGGCGAGGTGCAGCTGGGCGACGAGGTCCACCGGGTGCGTCCCTTCGACCTGATCTACGTGCCGCCCCGGACGCCCCACCAGTTCCGCCACCGGGGCGGCGACGGGGCGGAGCCCTTCGGCTTCCTGTGCGTGGTCGACGCGCAGCGGGACCGGCCGCAGCCGCTGGATGGGGGCCCTGGCGAGGGGTGA